One stretch of Rosistilla oblonga DNA includes these proteins:
- a CDS encoding transglutaminase-like domain-containing protein: MRPFFRSAIATPSCSWCLLMVMGVVMFGGCDRVPPRPEIGKDAEGETREFSDDQPAKKVAKSLPRVPAESSDREAEPPTGIVDRDLQWWDAYLVGREPIGFSVTKVEPVGGGDSYVRYSMEEQLKVRRGKQVVQQWLKQTSLEAVDGTFQEFGSELSRGGEIVISSGAVGYNKMNIEVRRGDQVETVAIPWDSKYRGPFATQQSLRATPMQPGEERVLEALLPVQNVVGTIRLKAIDVVNVAMLTGDSKKLLEIESSTLVGDRVVLSQLLWTNERGDLLKTYTPALDFATYRTDQETATEVGTPKQDLLAATAIRVETDAPWSTISQQTPIAYRIEHRTQDPSDLFVSSANQTIAAIDDRTVLVVCSAEEEQSVDSQPVAAEDELSNALIQSDHPTIRQMVNRLLVLEGASLDQKAETLRLGVYRHVRKKNFSRGFLSAGQVATEAEGDCTEHAILLAALCRAAGIPSRVAAGLMLLPPAEGQTEPLMAYHMWTLIWTGERWMALDATLPERPQFADRIMVVSSNLASGNEYSCLLPVLQVMGQVDVAIED; encoded by the coding sequence TTGAGACCTTTTTTTCGCAGCGCGATCGCGACGCCTAGCTGTTCGTGGTGTCTGTTGATGGTTATGGGGGTGGTGATGTTTGGCGGCTGCGATCGAGTCCCGCCACGCCCCGAAATTGGTAAGGATGCCGAGGGGGAAACACGAGAATTCAGCGATGATCAGCCAGCGAAGAAGGTGGCGAAGTCGCTGCCAAGGGTTCCTGCAGAATCGAGCGACCGGGAAGCCGAACCGCCAACGGGGATCGTCGACCGCGATCTGCAGTGGTGGGACGCCTATCTCGTGGGACGCGAACCCATCGGGTTCAGCGTCACGAAGGTCGAACCGGTCGGCGGCGGCGACAGCTATGTCCGCTACAGCATGGAGGAACAGTTAAAGGTCCGTCGCGGCAAGCAGGTCGTGCAGCAGTGGCTGAAGCAAACCAGTCTAGAGGCGGTCGATGGGACGTTCCAAGAGTTTGGTAGCGAGCTGAGTCGCGGGGGGGAGATCGTGATCAGCAGCGGCGCGGTGGGCTACAACAAAATGAATATTGAAGTTCGCCGCGGCGATCAGGTGGAGACGGTTGCGATTCCCTGGGACTCCAAATATCGGGGGCCCTTTGCGACGCAACAGTCGCTGCGAGCCACGCCGATGCAACCGGGAGAGGAACGGGTGCTGGAGGCGTTGCTGCCGGTGCAGAATGTGGTTGGCACGATCCGATTAAAAGCGATCGATGTGGTCAACGTCGCGATGCTGACTGGCGATTCGAAGAAGCTGTTGGAGATCGAATCGTCGACTTTGGTGGGAGACCGCGTGGTGTTGAGCCAGTTGTTGTGGACAAACGAACGGGGCGATCTTTTAAAGACCTACACCCCTGCCCTCGATTTCGCCACCTATCGCACCGACCAAGAAACGGCGACTGAGGTCGGAACGCCTAAGCAAGATCTGTTGGCGGCGACAGCGATCCGTGTAGAGACCGATGCCCCGTGGTCGACGATCAGCCAGCAGACGCCGATCGCCTACCGGATCGAACACCGGACGCAAGATCCAAGCGACTTGTTTGTCTCCTCTGCCAACCAGACGATCGCGGCGATCGACGACCGGACTGTTTTGGTGGTCTGTAGTGCTGAAGAGGAGCAGTCGGTCGATAGCCAGCCGGTCGCGGCGGAGGACGAGCTGTCCAACGCGTTGATTCAGAGCGATCATCCGACGATTCGCCAGATGGTAAACCGATTGTTGGTATTGGAAGGGGCCAGTCTCGACCAGAAGGCGGAAACGTTGCGGTTGGGGGTCTATCGGCACGTTCGCAAGAAGAACTTCTCCCGCGGCTTTCTATCGGCGGGCCAGGTGGCGACCGAAGCCGAAGGGGATTGCACCGAACATGCGATCCTGTTGGCGGCGCTCTGCCGGGCGGCTGGCATTCCGTCGCGCGTCGCCGCTGGGTTGATGTTGCTGCCGCCCGCCGAAGGGCAGACCGAACCGTTGATGGCGTATCACATGTGGACGCTGATCTGGACGGGAGAGCGATGGATGGCGTTGGATGCGACGCTCCCAGAGCGACCTCAGTTTGCCGACCGGATCATGGTCGTCTCATCGAACCTCGCATCGGGAAACGAATACAGTTGTCTGTTGCCGGTCTTGCAGGTGATGGGCCAGGTCGACGTCGCGATCGAAGATTGA
- a CDS encoding bis(5'-nucleosyl)-tetraphosphatase, with the protein MIQAAGYLVFRNHPRRQFLLMRHADRWDLPKGHVDDGESILQTARRELREETGIRPKDFVHDENFLFQIEYRVIGRKSGKPRDKRVSIFLAELTTEIEIVPTEHPGFEWFDWSPPHQIQPQTIDPLLAYAEKFFDQSNRG; encoded by the coding sequence ATGATCCAAGCCGCCGGCTACCTCGTCTTTCGCAACCATCCACGCCGCCAGTTCTTATTGATGCGGCACGCCGACCGCTGGGATCTGCCCAAGGGACACGTCGACGACGGCGAATCGATCCTGCAGACGGCTCGCCGCGAACTGCGCGAAGAGACCGGGATCCGCCCCAAGGATTTCGTCCACGACGAGAACTTCCTGTTCCAGATCGAATACCGCGTCATCGGCCGCAAATCGGGCAAGCCGCGCGACAAACGCGTTTCGATTTTCCTCGCGGAACTGACCACCGAGATCGAGATCGTGCCGACCGAACACCCCGGTTTCGAATGGTTCGATTGGTCGCCGCCGCACCAGATCCAGCCGCAGACGATCGACCCGCTGTTGGCTTACGCTGAAAAGTTCTTCGACCAATCGAACCGCGGGTAA
- a CDS encoding cob(I)yrinic acid a,c-diamide adenosyltransferase, whose translation MKIYTRTGDAGMTGLFAGPRVSKDDLRIESFGTVDELNSVLGVARSHPIDADIADQLEQVQADLFTVGARLATTQPERLKIRLVGDADVQRLENWIDAHEESLPALEHFILPGGSVAAASVHHARTVGRRAERLVVGLVAAYPNEGYEVVGIYLNRLSDYLFVLARAINHRGGVADSIWIGEPSSPSS comes from the coding sequence ATGAAGATCTATACTCGGACCGGCGATGCAGGAATGACCGGATTGTTCGCCGGCCCTCGCGTTTCCAAAGACGATTTGCGGATCGAGTCGTTTGGGACTGTCGACGAATTGAACTCGGTCTTGGGCGTGGCGCGGTCGCATCCGATCGACGCCGATATCGCCGACCAGTTGGAACAGGTGCAGGCCGATCTGTTCACCGTTGGGGCGCGGTTGGCGACGACGCAGCCCGAGCGGCTGAAGATTCGTTTGGTTGGCGACGCGGATGTCCAGCGGCTCGAAAACTGGATCGACGCGCACGAGGAATCGCTGCCGGCGTTGGAGCATTTCATCTTGCCCGGCGGAAGCGTTGCGGCGGCGAGCGTACACCATGCCCGTACCGTCGGCCGCCGAGCGGAACGGTTAGTCGTTGGATTGGTGGCCGCCTATCCTAACGAGGGGTACGAAGTGGTCGGGATCTACTTGAACCGCTTGAGCGATTATTTGTTTGTCTTGGCGCGAGCGATCAACCATCGCGGCGGGGTCGCCGATTCGATTTGGATTGGCGAGCCGTCGTCGCCGAGTTCTTGA
- a CDS encoding P-II family nitrogen regulator, translating to MKKIEAIVRHFKLEDVKNALTEQGIHGMTASEVRGFGRQKGHTEIYRGTEYAVDFVPKVKIEVVCSDENLQTVVDTILETAQTGQIGDGKIFVTNLEDSIRIRTGERGEDAL from the coding sequence GTGAAAAAAATCGAAGCTATCGTCCGTCACTTCAAGCTGGAAGATGTGAAGAACGCATTGACCGAGCAGGGGATCCACGGCATGACTGCGAGTGAAGTCCGCGGATTCGGGCGACAAAAGGGTCACACCGAAATCTACCGCGGCACCGAATACGCCGTCGACTTTGTTCCCAAGGTGAAGATCGAAGTCGTTTGCAGCGATGAAAACCTGCAGACCGTTGTCGATACGATTTTGGAAACCGCGCAGACGGGCCAGATCGGTGACGGCAAGATCTTTGTCACCAACCTCGAAGATTCGATTCGCATTCGCACCGGCGAGCGCGGCGAAGATGCGCTGTAG
- the glnD gene encoding [protein-PII] uridylyltransferase codes for MVGSTPVREVVQRSKQYLLVEREKLRIQHDSGSPGPQVSAALSQLADEIVVDIYQQCLRDAKLEHLADQMVLIAHGSYGRGVLAPFSDIDLMLLHAPSVEKQINPLISQLSRDIVDVGYVLGFSARTASEAYAWAWKEIPVFTSLCESRWLEGSRDLFERFFHSFRLRAMRRKNRLTNGIIAARLEEREKWGESSYLLRPNVKRSRGTLRDVQMIRWLGFANAGETDIGKLVDLGVFNEDDYRHVKRGNSFLLRLRNELHFMSGKQSQDLLDRHLQIEIADRWGYRGETGMLPVEEFMRDYFEHTGEVRYAVSHFRDTCRNRSVFGAAIDRAFSKTVDEDFKVGPYHIWIKPRSLDRVANSVADVLHLMDIANQRCLRIRHQSWQAIRTAMRVRQPESPTPETTQHFLSLISQPGRLADLLRRLNELRVLEQIIPGMKHARRLLQFNQYHKYTVDAHSIRAVEAATHFIDNEDWPGQIYRAMKDKTRLHLSLLIHDLGKGFEEDHSDVGKRIAEETADLLHMSEDDRELLGWMVHKHLLMAHTAFRHNLNDPDMLTMFASEVGTPQRLDMLVLHTIADLTAVGPDVLTDWKLSLLRELYENTKRYFRTGELPDDPDISVLETKNQLLTALEKANASRVSFECVKSMPSSMLRHHDADELLEELMLADKLTNTDRVAVVIPRSIPDSHALEYTVIIRQDDRPIGTFSRITGALSGMGLEILRADIETVGDNLAWDRFLVNDPDAVETSLARRNAVCKAIVDYLAADEIPQPTFRRRWNRAAVKQVAEVQQLPTRVTFDNETSERSTIISLFAYDRPGLLFTIAKALANLGVVLNFAKISTHLDQVVDVFYVTELNGDKLDSPQRRQILREHLLDSVQRLEQ; via the coding sequence ATGGTTGGCTCGACACCTGTTCGCGAGGTGGTTCAACGCTCGAAGCAATATCTGCTCGTGGAACGCGAGAAGCTTCGCATTCAGCATGACAGCGGATCGCCTGGGCCTCAGGTCTCTGCCGCCCTGTCCCAATTGGCCGACGAGATCGTCGTCGATATCTATCAGCAGTGTTTGCGCGACGCCAAGTTGGAACACCTGGCGGATCAAATGGTGTTGATCGCCCACGGCAGTTACGGTCGCGGCGTGTTGGCACCTTTCTCCGATATCGATTTGATGTTGCTGCACGCGCCGTCGGTGGAAAAGCAGATCAATCCTCTGATCAGCCAGTTGTCGCGCGATATCGTCGACGTCGGCTATGTGCTCGGCTTTTCAGCTCGCACCGCGTCGGAAGCCTATGCCTGGGCGTGGAAAGAGATTCCCGTCTTCACCTCGCTTTGCGAATCGCGTTGGCTAGAGGGCAGTCGAGACCTCTTCGAACGTTTCTTCCACTCCTTTCGTTTGCGTGCGATGCGGCGAAAGAATCGTTTGACCAATGGGATCATTGCGGCGCGATTGGAGGAGCGGGAGAAGTGGGGCGAATCGTCTTATCTGCTGCGTCCCAACGTCAAGCGTTCCCGCGGGACGTTACGCGATGTGCAAATGATCCGCTGGTTGGGGTTTGCCAACGCGGGGGAGACCGATATTGGAAAGCTTGTCGATTTGGGAGTCTTTAACGAAGACGACTATCGACACGTGAAGCGGGGTAACTCGTTTCTTCTGCGGCTTCGCAACGAGCTTCATTTCATGTCGGGCAAGCAGAGCCAGGATCTGTTGGATCGACATCTGCAGATCGAGATTGCCGATCGCTGGGGCTATCGTGGCGAGACGGGGATGCTGCCGGTCGAGGAGTTCATGCGGGACTACTTCGAACATACCGGCGAGGTCCGGTATGCGGTCTCCCACTTTCGCGATACCTGCCGCAATCGATCGGTCTTTGGAGCCGCGATCGACCGCGCCTTCTCGAAGACTGTCGACGAGGACTTTAAGGTCGGGCCGTATCATATCTGGATCAAACCGCGGTCGTTGGACCGCGTCGCGAACAGCGTCGCCGACGTGCTGCATCTGATGGATATCGCCAACCAGCGCTGTCTGCGGATTCGGCACCAATCCTGGCAAGCGATCCGGACCGCGATGCGGGTTCGTCAACCCGAGTCGCCGACTCCCGAGACGACTCAACACTTCCTGTCACTGATCAGCCAACCGGGCCGCTTGGCTGATCTGCTGCGGCGGTTGAACGAACTGCGAGTGTTGGAGCAGATCATTCCGGGGATGAAGCACGCACGGCGACTGCTGCAATTCAACCAGTACCACAAATATACTGTCGATGCGCATTCGATCCGGGCTGTTGAAGCCGCCACGCATTTTATCGACAACGAGGATTGGCCGGGCCAGATCTATCGCGCCATGAAAGATAAGACGCGGTTGCATCTGAGTCTGCTGATCCACGATCTGGGCAAGGGATTCGAAGAGGATCATAGCGATGTCGGGAAGCGGATCGCCGAAGAGACGGCCGATCTGCTGCACATGTCCGAAGACGATCGCGAGCTGTTGGGATGGATGGTTCATAAACATCTGTTGATGGCGCACACCGCGTTTCGTCACAACCTGAACGATCCCGACATGCTGACGATGTTTGCGTCGGAAGTTGGCACGCCCCAGCGTTTGGATATGTTGGTGCTGCACACGATCGCCGATCTGACAGCGGTTGGCCCGGACGTGTTGACCGATTGGAAGTTGAGCCTGTTACGGGAGCTTTACGAAAACACAAAACGCTATTTCCGGACCGGCGAATTGCCGGACGATCCCGACATCTCGGTCCTGGAAACGAAGAATCAACTGCTCACCGCATTGGAGAAAGCCAACGCGTCGCGAGTGAGTTTTGAATGTGTCAAAAGCATGCCCTCGTCGATGCTGCGGCACCACGACGCCGACGAACTGTTGGAAGAGTTGATGTTGGCCGACAAGTTGACCAACACCGATCGCGTTGCGGTTGTTATTCCCCGCTCGATTCCCGACAGCCACGCGTTGGAATACACGGTGATCATTCGCCAAGACGATCGCCCGATCGGAACGTTCTCTCGGATCACCGGGGCGCTTTCGGGGATGGGATTGGAGATCTTGCGAGCCGACATCGAGACGGTGGGCGACAATCTCGCCTGGGATCGATTCCTGGTCAACGATCCCGACGCGGTGGAGACGTCTTTGGCGCGGCGGAATGCTGTCTGCAAGGCGATCGTCGATTACCTGGCAGCGGATGAGATTCCCCAGCCGACGTTTCGCCGGCGTTGGAATCGGGCTGCGGTCAAACAGGTCGCCGAGGTGCAGCAATTGCCGACCCGCGTCACCTTCGATAACGAAACCTCCGAACGCTCTACGATCATCTCGCTGTTCGCTTACGACCGCCCTGGCCTGCTGTTCACGATCGCCAAGGCATTGGCTAACCTCGGCGTGGTGCTGAACTTCGCCAAGATCTCGACTCACCTGGATCAGGTGGTCGACGTCTTTTACGTCACCGAGCTCAATGGCGATAAGCTCGATTCGCCTCAGCGACGCCAGATTCTCCGCGAGCATCTGCTCGATTCGGTTCAACGCTTAGAGCAATAG
- a CDS encoding YqgE/AlgH family protein translates to MEQSIVGNLLVAAPALDGTLFQRSVCLLLHHDQENVIGVVLNRPLFGGISLPQGNSPALLVKQSLHLGGPNAGPVFALHNCADLAELETGTGLYMASSRQHMQRLLADASLPCRLIVGHVQWSIKDLQSQLSSDLWRVLPATPEAVFEPDDLMWSDLARKSAALHFAHLVGAKHIPSHPALN, encoded by the coding sequence ATGGAACAATCAATCGTTGGGAATTTGTTGGTCGCAGCGCCCGCGTTGGACGGAACACTGTTTCAACGAAGCGTTTGCTTGCTGTTGCACCACGACCAGGAAAACGTCATCGGGGTGGTTTTGAATCGTCCCCTGTTCGGCGGTATTAGTCTCCCTCAGGGGAATTCTCCTGCGCTGTTGGTCAAGCAGAGTTTGCATCTGGGCGGTCCGAATGCCGGGCCGGTTTTCGCGTTGCATAACTGCGCCGATCTCGCCGAATTGGAAACCGGCACCGGGCTCTACATGGCCTCCAGTCGGCAGCACATGCAGCGGTTGTTGGCCGATGCTAGCTTGCCCTGCCGCCTGATCGTGGGGCATGTGCAATGGTCGATCAAAGACCTGCAGTCTCAACTTTCCAGCGACCTGTGGCGGGTTCTGCCGGCGACTCCCGAAGCTGTCTTTGAGCCGGACGATCTGATGTGGTCGGATCTGGCGCGGAAGTCGGCGGCGCTCCATTTCGCTCATTTGGTCGGGGCAAAGCACATTCCGTCGCATCCCGCTTTGAATTAG
- a CDS encoding cold shock domain-containing protein, translating to MNIRYDDEYIQRKRVGEIRNIDPVKNFGFISGEDFRGDVFFHMSVWESDRNMLPEIGMIVEFEINQVHLQETDSLRATVVRRTDRPYTKQLDLKADESLTVKHHPNARKRKPVWRGKKT from the coding sequence TTGAACATCCGATACGACGACGAATACATTCAACGCAAGCGAGTGGGCGAGATCCGCAACATCGACCCGGTGAAGAACTTTGGTTTCATCAGCGGCGAGGATTTCCGTGGCGATGTCTTCTTCCACATGTCGGTTTGGGAGAGCGACCGCAATATGCTGCCCGAGATCGGGATGATCGTCGAATTCGAAATCAACCAAGTCCATTTGCAGGAAACCGATTCGCTGCGGGCAACCGTCGTCCGACGTACCGACCGTCCCTACACCAAGCAATTGGATCTCAAGGCGGACGAATCTCTAACCGTCAAGCATCACCCTAACGCTAGGAAGCGGAAGCCGGTCTGGCGTGGGAAGAAGACTTAG